AAGGATGGAAATGTTTGGTACTTTGGGGAAGAGTCAAAAACCTATAACAAAAAAGGTGTTCTTGTTGACCTTGAAGGGTCATGGCTTGCCGGAGTCAATGGAGCCCAACCAGGGATAATTATGGAGGGAAATCCCCAAAAGGGAGATATCTACCGGCAGGAATACTCTGCTGGAAATGCAGAAGATATAGCAAAGGTTGTAAGTCTTAACGAAACAGTCACTGTATCTGGCAAGACCTATACTAATTGCTTAAAAACAAAAGAATATTCTCCTCTTGAACCTGATGTAGTTGCAAATAAATATTATGCGCCAAATGTGGGCACTGTCCATGAACAAGCCATTAAAGGAGAGAAGGAAATAGTGGATTTGGTAGAAATAAAAACACAATAAAAAGAAATGTAATAATTCTTCCGATAGACCGCAGATTTTCTTCCGGGGTTTATTGGAATTATACAAATAAATTAATGTCACTTAAAAATGAATTTATAAAACATGGGAACTGGCTTTTCAGGAGACGCAGTTATTTGCCTCTCCTGTTATTTTTTGTTTTGCCATTCGTATTGCCAAATACTGAATATTTCGAAAAACATTTCGGAGAAGTTAGTGAACACATTTGGGAGTTTTTTTGTTTTGCTATTTCATTTTCTGGGTTAATTGTCAGATGCATCGTATGCGGTTTTGTTCCTAAAAAAACATCAGGAAGAAATACTAAAAAACAGGAAGCAAAAAATCTAAATACAAAAGGAATGTACTCTATAGTTCGTCATCCCCTTTACTTTGCAAATTTTCTGATATTTTTTGGTATAATTCTTTCAACGGAAGTGATTTGGTTTATAATTGTTTCTGTTATGGCATTCTGGCTTTACTATGAAAGAATAATGTATGCTGAAGAAGAGTTTTTACAAAATAAATTCGGCAAGCTCTTTGAATCGTGGTCCAAAACAACGCCTGCATTCATCCCAAATATTTCTTTATG
The DNA window shown above is from Candidatus Schekmanbacteria bacterium and carries:
- a CDS encoding DUF1295 domain-containing protein, producing MPLLLFFVLPFVLPNTEYFEKHFGEVSEHIWEFFCFAISFSGLIVRCIVCGFVPKKTSGRNTKKQEAKNLNTKGMYSIVRHPLYFANFLIFFGIILSTEVIWFIIVSVMAFWLYYERIMYAEEEFLQNKFGKLFESWSKTTPAFIPNISLWIKPDRIFSFKTCLRREYATLLLIVASFSILDILEDYIVEKVFEFDTIWKILLLTSFLIFICIGILKKKTKILKSSF